From the genome of Lepidochelys kempii isolate rLepKem1 chromosome 17, rLepKem1.hap2, whole genome shotgun sequence, one region includes:
- the TMEM120A gene encoding transmembrane protein 120A isoform X2: MSLRASVSECLRDWEELQGGFQHVQEAHKLYKQKLEELTKLQDGISSSIARQKKRLKELSLAFKSCKSSITAEQEESIREIQSLIKERQSIFFEMEAYLPKKNGLYLSLVLGNVNVTLLSKQAKFAYKDEYEKFKLYLTIILLIISFSCRFLLNSRVTDAVFNFLLVWYYCTLTIRECILITNGSRIKGWWVFHHYVSTFLSGVMLTWPDGLMYQMFRNQFLSFSMYQSFVQFLQYYYQSGCLYRLRALGERHNMDLTVEGFQSWMWRGLTFLLPFLFFGQFWQLYNAVTLFRLVRHPQCKEWQVLMCGLPFFVLFAGNFTTTLRVVHQKFQNQKQDAKAK, from the exons GAGGCCCATAAGCTGTACAAGCAGAAGCTCGAAGAACTAACCAAGCTGCAGGATGGGATCTCCAGTTCCATTGCAAGGCAGAAGAAGCGGCTGAAGGAGCTGTCTCTTGCCTTCAAAAG CTGCAAGTCCTCGATAACCGCCGAACAGGAAGAGTCCATCCGGGAGATCCAGAGCCTCATCAAAGAGAGGCAGAGCATCTTCTTTGAAATGGAGGCATATTTGCCAAAGAAGAATGG GCTGTACCTGAGTCTGGTGCTTGGGAACGTGAATGTGACTCTACTCAGCAAGCAGGCTaa GTTTGCTTATAAAGATGAGTACGAGAAGTTCAAGCTCTACCTCACCATCATCCTGCTCATCATCTCCTTCTCCTGCAGGTTCCTTCTCAACTCCAG GGTGACGGACGCTGTCTTTAACTTCCTGCTGGTCTGGTACTACTGTACCCTTACCATCCGCGAGTGCATCTTAATCACCAACGGGTCCAG AATCAAAGGCTGGTGGGTTTTCCATCACTACGTCTCTACCTTCCTCTCAGGCGTCATGCTGACTTG GCCAGACGGGCTCATGTACCAGATGTTCCGAAACCAGTTCCTCTCCTTCTCCATGTATCAGA GCTTTGTGCAGTTCCTCCAGTATTACTACCAGAGCGGGTGCCTGTACCGGCTGAGGGCCCTGGGGGAGAGGCACAACATGGATCTCACCGTGG AGGGCTTCCAGTCGTGGATGTGGAGGGGCCTTACTTTCTTGCTGCCGTTCCTCTTCTTTGGCCAG TTCTGGCAGCTTTACAACGCGGTCACCCTCTTCCGTCTGGTCAGACATCCGCAGTGCAAGGAATGGCAG GTTCTCATGTGCGGGCTCCCCTTCTTCGTGCTCTTCGCGGGGAATTTCACCACCACCCTGCGGGTCGTCCACCAGAAATTCCAGAACCAGAAGCAAGACGCGAAGGCCAAGTGA
- the POR gene encoding NADPH--cytochrome P450 reductase isoform X1: protein MGDSAMDSTLPTPESSVPEGALFSMTDVFLFSLIVGLLSYWFLFRKKKEEIPEFTKIQPVTSSVRETSFVEKMKKTGRNIVVFYGSQTGTAEEFSNRLSKDAHRYGMRGMSADPEEYDMSDLSHLSEIDNSLAVFCMATYGEGDPTDNAQDFYDWLQETDTDLTGLKFAVFGLGNKTYEHFNAMGKYVDKRLEQLGAQRIFELGMGDDDGNLEEDFITWREQFWPAVCEHFGVEATGEESSIRQYELVVHTDINMNKVYTGEMGRLKSYESQKPPFDAKNPFLAPVTLNRKLNQGGERHLMHLELDISGSKIRYESGDHVAVYPANDTSLVNQIGEILGADLDMIMSLNNLDEESNKKHPFPCPTTYRTALTYYLDITNPPRTNVLYELAQYATDPNEQEHLRKMASSSAEGKTLYLSWVVETRRNILAILQDVSSLRPPIDHLCELLPRLQARYYSIASSSKVHPHSIHICAVVVEYETKLGRVNKGVATTWLKNKVPNENGHKLTVPMYVRKSQFRLPFKSSTPVIMIGPGTGIAPFVGFVQERAWLKQQGKDVGETVMYYGCRHENEDYLYREELAQFHKEGALTQLNVAFSRDQAQKVYVQHLLKKNKAGVWKLIHEGNAHIYVCGDARNMARDVQNAFYEIVAEFGSMTQPQAVDYVKKLMTKGRYSLDVWS, encoded by the exons AACATCCTCGGTGAGGGAGACCAGCTTCGTTGAGAAGATGAAGAAAACG GGGCGAAACATCGTGGTGTTTTATGGTTCCCAGACTGGTACAGCAGAGGAGTTTTCCAACCGCCTTTCCAAAGATGCCCATCGGTACGGCATGCGAGGCATGTCAGCGGACCCTGAGGAGTACGATATG TCTGATCTGAGCCACCTCTCTGAGATTGACAATTCCTTGGCTGTGTTCTGCATGGCTACGTACGGAGAGGGTGATCCCACAGACAATGCTCAGGATTTCTATGACTGGCTGCAGGAGACTGATACTGACCTGACTGGTCTCAAATTTGCA GTGTTTGGGCTGGGCAACAAGACTTACGAGCACTTCAACGCGATGGGGAAATACGTGGACAAGAGGCTGGAGCAGCTTGGAGCCCAACGGATATTTGAGCTCGGCATGGGAGATGATGATGGGAA CCTGGAAGAAGACTTCATCACTTGGCGTGAGCAGTTCTGGCCGGCAGTGTGCGAGCACTTCGGCGTGGAAGCTACCGGAGAGGAGTCCAG caTCCGTCAGTATGAGCTGGTGGTCCACACAGACATCAATATGAACAAGGTCTACACTGGCGAGATGGGCCGGCTGAAGAGCTACGAAAGCCAGAAACC CCCGTTCGATGCAAAGAACCCTTTCCTGGCACCTGTTACCCTGAACCGAAAGCTGAACCAGGGCGGAGAGAGGCACCTCATGCACTTGGAATTGGACATCTCTGGCTCCAAAATCAG GTATGAGTCTGGGGACCATGTTGCTGTGTACCCAGCTAACGACACATCACTAGTGAACCAGATCGGCGAGATTCTGGGCGCAGATCTGGATATGATCATGTCCTTAAACAACCTGGATG aGGAATCCAATAAGAAGCATCCGTTTCCCTGCCCCACCACGTACCGGACAGCCCTGACCTATTATCTGGACATCACCAACCCACCGCGCACCAACGTCCTGTACGAGCTGGCTCAGTATGCCACAGACCCCAATGAGCAGGAACACCTCCGCAAGATGGCGTCTTCCTCTGCTGAGGGCAAG ACGCTGTACCTCAGCTGGGTTGTGGAGACCAGAAGGAACATACTGGCCATCCTGCAGGATGTATCTTCTCTCCGACCTCCCATCGACCACCTCTGTGAGCTGCTGCCCCGCCTGCAGGCCCGTTACTATTCGATTGCCTCCTCTTCCAAG GTTCACCCTCACTCCATCCACATCTGTGCTGTGGTTGTGGAATACGAGACCAAGTTAGGCCGGGTGAACAAAGGAGTGGCCACTACCTGGCTGAAGAACAAGGTGCCCAATGAAAACGGGCACAAGTTGACGGTGCCCATGTACGTCAGGAAGTCACAGTTCCGGTTGCCTTTCAAATCCAGCACCCCCGTCATCATGATCGGGCCCGGGACTGGGATCGCCCCGTTCGTTGGCTTCGTTCAAGAGCGGGCCTGGCTGAAGCAGCAAG GGAAGGACGTTGGCGAGACGGTGATGTACTATGGCTGTCGCCATGAGAACGAGGACTACCTGTACCGAGAGGAGCTTGCCCAGTTCCACAAGGAGGGGGCCCTCACCCAGCTCAACGTCGCCTTCTCCCGGGACCAAGCCCAGAAG GTCTACGTTCAGCACTTGCTGAAGAAGAACAAAGCGGGGGTCTGGAAGCTCATCCACGAGGGGAACGCTCATATCTATGTGTGCGG CGATGCTCGCAACATGGCGCGGGACGTGCAGAACGCCTTCTACGAAATCGTGGCCGAGTTCGGCAGCATGACCCAGCCCCAGGCTGTGGACTATGTAAAGAAACTGATGACCAAGGGCCGCTACTCCCTGGATGTCTGGAGCTAA
- the POR gene encoding NADPH--cytochrome P450 reductase isoform X2, giving the protein MGCLYSVPQEDLTLGRTSSVRETSFVEKMKKTGRNIVVFYGSQTGTAEEFSNRLSKDAHRYGMRGMSADPEEYDMSDLSHLSEIDNSLAVFCMATYGEGDPTDNAQDFYDWLQETDTDLTGLKFAVFGLGNKTYEHFNAMGKYVDKRLEQLGAQRIFELGMGDDDGNLEEDFITWREQFWPAVCEHFGVEATGEESSIRQYELVVHTDINMNKVYTGEMGRLKSYESQKPPFDAKNPFLAPVTLNRKLNQGGERHLMHLELDISGSKIRYESGDHVAVYPANDTSLVNQIGEILGADLDMIMSLNNLDEESNKKHPFPCPTTYRTALTYYLDITNPPRTNVLYELAQYATDPNEQEHLRKMASSSAEGKTLYLSWVVETRRNILAILQDVSSLRPPIDHLCELLPRLQARYYSIASSSKVHPHSIHICAVVVEYETKLGRVNKGVATTWLKNKVPNENGHKLTVPMYVRKSQFRLPFKSSTPVIMIGPGTGIAPFVGFVQERAWLKQQGKDVGETVMYYGCRHENEDYLYREELAQFHKEGALTQLNVAFSRDQAQKVYVQHLLKKNKAGVWKLIHEGNAHIYVCGDARNMARDVQNAFYEIVAEFGSMTQPQAVDYVKKLMTKGRYSLDVWS; this is encoded by the exons ATGGGATGTCTGTACTCGGTACCGCAAGAGGACCTGACTCTGGGGAG AACATCCTCGGTGAGGGAGACCAGCTTCGTTGAGAAGATGAAGAAAACG GGGCGAAACATCGTGGTGTTTTATGGTTCCCAGACTGGTACAGCAGAGGAGTTTTCCAACCGCCTTTCCAAAGATGCCCATCGGTACGGCATGCGAGGCATGTCAGCGGACCCTGAGGAGTACGATATG TCTGATCTGAGCCACCTCTCTGAGATTGACAATTCCTTGGCTGTGTTCTGCATGGCTACGTACGGAGAGGGTGATCCCACAGACAATGCTCAGGATTTCTATGACTGGCTGCAGGAGACTGATACTGACCTGACTGGTCTCAAATTTGCA GTGTTTGGGCTGGGCAACAAGACTTACGAGCACTTCAACGCGATGGGGAAATACGTGGACAAGAGGCTGGAGCAGCTTGGAGCCCAACGGATATTTGAGCTCGGCATGGGAGATGATGATGGGAA CCTGGAAGAAGACTTCATCACTTGGCGTGAGCAGTTCTGGCCGGCAGTGTGCGAGCACTTCGGCGTGGAAGCTACCGGAGAGGAGTCCAG caTCCGTCAGTATGAGCTGGTGGTCCACACAGACATCAATATGAACAAGGTCTACACTGGCGAGATGGGCCGGCTGAAGAGCTACGAAAGCCAGAAACC CCCGTTCGATGCAAAGAACCCTTTCCTGGCACCTGTTACCCTGAACCGAAAGCTGAACCAGGGCGGAGAGAGGCACCTCATGCACTTGGAATTGGACATCTCTGGCTCCAAAATCAG GTATGAGTCTGGGGACCATGTTGCTGTGTACCCAGCTAACGACACATCACTAGTGAACCAGATCGGCGAGATTCTGGGCGCAGATCTGGATATGATCATGTCCTTAAACAACCTGGATG aGGAATCCAATAAGAAGCATCCGTTTCCCTGCCCCACCACGTACCGGACAGCCCTGACCTATTATCTGGACATCACCAACCCACCGCGCACCAACGTCCTGTACGAGCTGGCTCAGTATGCCACAGACCCCAATGAGCAGGAACACCTCCGCAAGATGGCGTCTTCCTCTGCTGAGGGCAAG ACGCTGTACCTCAGCTGGGTTGTGGAGACCAGAAGGAACATACTGGCCATCCTGCAGGATGTATCTTCTCTCCGACCTCCCATCGACCACCTCTGTGAGCTGCTGCCCCGCCTGCAGGCCCGTTACTATTCGATTGCCTCCTCTTCCAAG GTTCACCCTCACTCCATCCACATCTGTGCTGTGGTTGTGGAATACGAGACCAAGTTAGGCCGGGTGAACAAAGGAGTGGCCACTACCTGGCTGAAGAACAAGGTGCCCAATGAAAACGGGCACAAGTTGACGGTGCCCATGTACGTCAGGAAGTCACAGTTCCGGTTGCCTTTCAAATCCAGCACCCCCGTCATCATGATCGGGCCCGGGACTGGGATCGCCCCGTTCGTTGGCTTCGTTCAAGAGCGGGCCTGGCTGAAGCAGCAAG GGAAGGACGTTGGCGAGACGGTGATGTACTATGGCTGTCGCCATGAGAACGAGGACTACCTGTACCGAGAGGAGCTTGCCCAGTTCCACAAGGAGGGGGCCCTCACCCAGCTCAACGTCGCCTTCTCCCGGGACCAAGCCCAGAAG GTCTACGTTCAGCACTTGCTGAAGAAGAACAAAGCGGGGGTCTGGAAGCTCATCCACGAGGGGAACGCTCATATCTATGTGTGCGG CGATGCTCGCAACATGGCGCGGGACGTGCAGAACGCCTTCTACGAAATCGTGGCCGAGTTCGGCAGCATGACCCAGCCCCAGGCTGTGGACTATGTAAAGAAACTGATGACCAAGGGCCGCTACTCCCTGGATGTCTGGAGCTAA